GCTCGATAACCAGCAAGTTGTAGCGGCTCACCAGGGCAACGATGCCCACCAGGGCCACGATTGCTAAAAGACCCAGGCCTGAGATTAGCAAACTTGCTGCAGCTGCCAGTGCTATGATCGCCAGGGGACCTGGTTTTAAGGCGTAGAGAAAATAAAAAATTCCCATCTGCCAAAAGGGCTTAGCACTGTTGCTGGCACCGATATACTCAACTGGATCGCGACACAACGGACACTCGGGTCCAAGGCCCTGATAGTTGGCACTGGAGCCTGGGATACATTCGCTACAGTATTTGCGCTGACAGGGTTGGCACTGCCAGGATGCATCGGCACTGGAATGGTAGCGGCAGGATTCAGCCATGAATTTTCCCTAAAAACTTTTCTTCCTAAAGGTTTATTGTGTTTCTTTCTAACAGTTTATCCGCCGTCATCGTGGCGGCGCAATCGTCGAGTATTTTTGATGTACTGTTAGAATGCAGCGTGAATCCCAATAAAATTGGCACACAAGTTTCAAAAAAGGTGTTGTATGACAAAAGCTATGCGCGTTCATTTGGTGGAAGGCACTGCAGGAGAACCCTGGGGCGAGGCGGCGTTACTCAGTTTTAATGGCAGCGAAGCCCATATCCATATTGGTGCGGCCAAAGGTGCTGCACTGGTGGCGGCGCAACGCGCGGCTCGGCGCCTCGATGGCATGGGAATCAATGAGGTGATACTCAGCGGTGAGGGTTGGGATATCGAAAGTCGCTGGGCTTTCTGGGGCGGTTATTTTAATCCACGTATCAATAATAAAATCCACTGGGGCAGCGAGGATGCTGGCGAGCTAAAAGAACTGGCAGCACGTGAAAATGCTGCGTGTTGGGTCCGCGAGATTACCAATGGCACGCCGGATGATGTTTCTCCCAGGGTGCTGGCGGAGAGCGCGGCGGAAATGCTACAGAAGCTTGCCCCGAGCGTAGTTAACTATCGCATAGTGGCCGGGGATGACTTGCTGCGCGATGGCTTTGTTGGTATCCACAATGTGGGCCGTGGTAGCGTGCGCGAGCCGGTCATGTTACAGCTCGACTACAACCCTACAGGCAATGCGGATGCTGAGGTGGATATCTGTCTGGTGGGCAAAGGGATTACCTTCGATTCCGGTGGCTACAGCATTAAGCCCTCAAGCAACATGGCCACCATGAAATCTGATATGGGCGGTGCCGCTATGGTGACTGGAGGTCTCGCGCTGGCCATTGCGCGTGGTCTGGAAAAAAGAGTGAAGCTGTACCTTTGCTGTGCGGAGAACCTGGTTTCCGGCCACGCATTTAAGTTGGGCGATATTATTGAATACAAGAATGGTGTCACCGTTGAGGTGCTGAATACCGATGCGGAAGGGCGTCTGGTATTAGCGGATGGCCTACTCGCCGCAGGGGAAGATAAGCCTCGCTTTGTTTTGGATGCCGCTACCCTGACGGGTGCTGCCAAAATGGCTGTAGGCCGCGACTTTAATTCAGTCTTCAGTTTTGAAGATGAAATGGCACAGAAGGTACTGAATGCCGCAGCACAGGAGAATGAGAAGGCCTGGCGCTTGCCACTGGAGCCCTTCCATCTGGAGCAGACCCCTTCTAACTTTGCCGATATTTCTAATATAGGCGCTGACGGTAGCCCTGGGGCTTCAACTGCGGCGGCCTTCCTTGCTCGTTTTGTATCGGAGGGGGGCCGCAACTGGGTGCATATAGATCTCTCTGGCTCTTACCAGCCAAGTGCCAATGACCTTTGGGCCGCTGGTGCCAAGGGACATGGCTTGAGAACTATTGCTCGTTTCCTACTGGATAATTAATACCCAGCAATTACTGCCAAAAGCCTTGCAAAACGCGCCTAAAATTGGCGCGTTTCTATTTTTTCCTGACCTGCGCCTGTAAATTTTCACGAAATTATATTCCTTTTGAAAACTTTAATCAGTGAACTTTCACTAGTTGAGGTTTTTTTAATTTAGCTCGTTAATTGGGACTTGGGCTCATAAATACGTTTTGTGTAATTCGGAAATTTATTTTAAATGTCGAGGGGTAATAGGTAATGAGTACTACGGCATCCGCAAATCATTCTGCTCAAAAATCAAATCGTTGTGCTAACTGCGAAACTGAACTTTTGGGACCTCACTGTTACAAGTGTGGTCAGCCGGTCAAGGGGATGGTGCGTCATTTCTCTTCCATAATTGGAGACTTTTTTGACACTCTACTGGCATTTGACTCGCGTACATGGAAAACAGTGCCGTCCTTATTCTTTCGACCTGGATTTTTAACTACTGAATATTTTTCAGGTCGTAGAGTCCGCTATGTGAGTCCTGTAAGGTTGTTTATTTTTCTTTGTATCACCAGTTTTTTTGTTACTCAGATTAATAGTGACTGGGCTATTAACTTTGGTGGCAATAAATCTGTAGTTGTAGATACGGAGTCTGCCGAAAGAGGTCTTGATCAGGCTGTTGAGAATTTAAAAGCCCTCCAAAAAAAACATGCTGAAGACAATTTGGTGGTCATCAATTTAGAGGAGGTAGAATCTGAGCTTGTTGAAGAACGCATTGAAATTAAGACGGGTTTAGACGAACTGAATACGGATCTAGATAAAGTTAATGTCAATCTAAACGGAGTTACAGGGGCATCAAAGCAATCCGAATATTTCACTAAGGATGCTATTGCTTCGGGACTAAATGAAACCATTACCGAAATAGATGAAGAGTTTTTTCAAGTTGGCTGGCTTCCTGATTCTTTGGAAGATTGGGTTAATAAAAAAGTAGACAGTGCCCATAAAAATGTAGAACGAGTCACTGAAGATCCAAATCGACTTAAGAAAGCATTTCTGGGAGCCTTGCCTTCTACTTTAATAATCATGTTGCCAATTTTCGCCATGATGTTGTGGGTAGCTTATATCTTCAAACGTCGACTTTATATGGAGCATTTGATTGTTGCACTGCACAGTCATGCTTTTATTTGTTTAAGTATTTTAACTGCCAATCTGTTTTACAGCGCAAGCGAAAAGTTTTCTGATTACAATGTAATCTCTTCACTTTTTGATAATCTGTTTTTTCTGCTAATTATTTGGGTCCCCATTTATCTATTTTGGATGCAAAAGCGTATATATCAGCAGGGGTGGCTTATTACCTTATGTAAATACTCTTTTCTGGGAGGGGCTTATTTGATTTTGCTGGCCTTGGGTGCGGCTTTGACTGTTCTCTGGAGCTTGGCAGAGCTTTAGTGCTAGTTTTTAGCTGTTCTTGAAATAAAAGAAATTGATCAGTGGTTAGTATTTTTTGAACGTTCTTCACATAATAAGATGCAAAGAAATAGAACGTTTTTATGGTTGATACCTAGAAGTAGAAAAAAGGAAAGAGGTAATGAGTTGTTCAGAAACAGTGGAACATATAAAAGGAAGTGTTGCTGAATGTGCAAACTGCAAGACCGAACTTTTGGGGCCACACTGTTATTCTTGTGGTCAGCCTGTAAAAGGAATGGTGCGCCAATTTTCTAACATAATCGGGGATTTTTTTGACACATTACTAGCGCTTGATTCGCGTATAGTACGCACTCTGGCGCCTTTGCTGTTTCGTCCTGGTTTTCTAACAGTCGAGTATTTTGCTGGACGGCGGGTACGTTATGTCAGCCCAGTACGTTTGTTTATTTTCTTATGTATAACAACCTTTTTTACAATTCAGCTTAGCACTGATTGGAAGGATTATTCATCTGAGAATGATGAGACTGTGGTTGAGGAAGTATCTGATATAAAGCAGCCCCTTGATGAAGGGAGAAATACTATATCAGACACATCAAATCAGGATGTCGAGACTGAATTTTTGCCGAATAAGGCTCCAAAAAAAGTTGGTGAAATAATCGATGATTTTCAGAGGGCTGAGCCCAAATTGGTAGTTGATATTTTTGATAGTGAAGAGGATGAACATTGCAATGTAAAGATTGGTGGAGCTTGTTGGGATAACAAAGTTGAACGCCCCAGATTTTCAGGTGTACCACAATCCCTGGTGGATAGCGTGGCTGAATTCTTGCTAAAGATCGAAAAAAATAGTGATCTAGTTGAAGCTGATCCCAATCGTTTCAAGAAGATTTTTCTTGGTTCTTTACCTTCCACACTATTTATTATGCTGCCTATTTTTGCATTCATGTTATGGGTGCTTTATCTGTTCAAGCGAAGGTTATATATGGAACACTTAATTGTTGCATTACATAGCCATGCATTTATTAGTTTGGCACTATTACTGATGACTCTTCTACTTAATGTTCAGGGTTGGTTTGGCGGTTATCCATGGGTTGAGCAGATCACGTGGAGTTTAATATCTATCCTTGTCTTTTGGATACCTGTATATCTTTTAATCATGCAAAAGCGTTTATATAGGCAAGGTTGGATTATGACTTTGATTAAGTATTCTTTCTTAGCTGTTGTGTATCCGCTAATGCTTTCAATTGGAGCTACATTGGCAGTTTTATACAGCGTCGCAGAATTTTAGTATTTTCTGTTTATTTTCGGATGTTCTCACTCAGTAGTAATTAGGGTGCTAGGGTATTAAAAATACACGTTTAATACTCTTGATTATAAGAGGATAAGTTAATGTGGATGGATGAGGATATATGCTTTGCATCTTGGTTATATTTGAAATTTCTCTAGCGCTGAGGTGTCTTAATTGTAAAACTGAATTTAAAATTAAAAAATCATGATAAATAGGAGAGCTACAACTGTTTAAGATTAAATCCCGCCAATATTTTCCGGCTACATACAGATATTCCGTAAGGTCGCTTTACAATCTCTCCAGCCAATAGAATGTAGTTTTTATTTGATATATGGCTGAAGGGTAAAATAGTTAGAAGCTGTTTCATAACTTCTTTAGCGTAATTAACATGCAGGCAATATAGAAAAAAGCTCTGTATGAA
The DNA window shown above is from Microbulbifer variabilis and carries:
- the pepB gene encoding aminopeptidase PepB, whose translation is MTKAMRVHLVEGTAGEPWGEAALLSFNGSEAHIHIGAAKGAALVAAQRAARRLDGMGINEVILSGEGWDIESRWAFWGGYFNPRINNKIHWGSEDAGELKELAARENAACWVREITNGTPDDVSPRVLAESAAEMLQKLAPSVVNYRIVAGDDLLRDGFVGIHNVGRGSVREPVMLQLDYNPTGNADAEVDICLVGKGITFDSGGYSIKPSSNMATMKSDMGGAAMVTGGLALAIARGLEKRVKLYLCCAENLVSGHAFKLGDIIEYKNGVTVEVLNTDAEGRLVLADGLLAAGEDKPRFVLDAATLTGAAKMAVGRDFNSVFSFEDEMAQKVLNAAAQENEKAWRLPLEPFHLEQTPSNFADISNIGADGSPGASTAAAFLARFVSEGGRNWVHIDLSGSYQPSANDLWAAGAKGHGLRTIARFLLDN
- a CDS encoding DUF3667 domain-containing protein; this translates as MSTTASANHSAQKSNRCANCETELLGPHCYKCGQPVKGMVRHFSSIIGDFFDTLLAFDSRTWKTVPSLFFRPGFLTTEYFSGRRVRYVSPVRLFIFLCITSFFVTQINSDWAINFGGNKSVVVDTESAERGLDQAVENLKALQKKHAEDNLVVINLEEVESELVEERIEIKTGLDELNTDLDKVNVNLNGVTGASKQSEYFTKDAIASGLNETITEIDEEFFQVGWLPDSLEDWVNKKVDSAHKNVERVTEDPNRLKKAFLGALPSTLIIMLPIFAMMLWVAYIFKRRLYMEHLIVALHSHAFICLSILTANLFYSASEKFSDYNVISSLFDNLFFLLIIWVPIYLFWMQKRIYQQGWLITLCKYSFLGGAYLILLALGAALTVLWSLAEL
- a CDS encoding DUF3667 domain-containing protein; protein product: MSCSETVEHIKGSVAECANCKTELLGPHCYSCGQPVKGMVRQFSNIIGDFFDTLLALDSRIVRTLAPLLFRPGFLTVEYFAGRRVRYVSPVRLFIFLCITTFFTIQLSTDWKDYSSENDETVVEEVSDIKQPLDEGRNTISDTSNQDVETEFLPNKAPKKVGEIIDDFQRAEPKLVVDIFDSEEDEHCNVKIGGACWDNKVERPRFSGVPQSLVDSVAEFLLKIEKNSDLVEADPNRFKKIFLGSLPSTLFIMLPIFAFMLWVLYLFKRRLYMEHLIVALHSHAFISLALLLMTLLLNVQGWFGGYPWVEQITWSLISILVFWIPVYLLIMQKRLYRQGWIMTLIKYSFLAVVYPLMLSIGATLAVLYSVAEF